One segment of Maridesulfovibrio ferrireducens DNA contains the following:
- a CDS encoding TRAP transporter small permease gives MSELKISTFVNKLEGVLKNIAAFCLISMALLTGADIISRGAFGSPIFGVEEIVAVLAVLTIGLALGYTHSQKSNIGVEFLVSKFNKKLRHNIRCGTNITSAILFGVVTWRLVLYAQSLKAAGEVTMTLELPTYMIIYALSFGFACFTLTLLKEVAEHLLGEK, from the coding sequence GTGAGCGAATTAAAAATTTCAACCTTTGTTAACAAGCTTGAGGGCGTACTGAAAAATATTGCAGCCTTTTGCCTTATCAGCATGGCACTGCTGACGGGGGCAGACATTATATCCCGTGGAGCATTTGGCTCTCCTATTTTCGGGGTTGAAGAAATCGTTGCGGTGTTAGCGGTGTTAACCATCGGCCTTGCTCTGGGATACACCCATTCGCAGAAAAGTAATATCGGTGTGGAATTCTTAGTCAGCAAATTTAATAAAAAACTCCGCCATAATATTCGCTGTGGAACCAATATTACAAGCGCTATACTTTTCGGAGTGGTTACGTGGAGACTGGTTCTTTACGCTCAAAGCCTAAAAGCCGCGGGTGAAGTTACCATGACTCTGGAATTGCCCACCTATATGATAATCTACGCGCTCTCGTTCGGATTTGCCTGCTTCACTCTGACTCTACTTAAAGAAGTAGCCGAACATCTTCTGGGGGAAAAGTAA
- a CDS encoding TRAP transporter substrate-binding protein: MKKILFSIIALVIGFSALPLSANAETITLTYSNFFPPTHVQSKLAQAWCDEVEKRTDGQVRVSYFPGGTLTKAKQCYDGVVEGISDIGLSALAYSRGRFPAMAAVDLPLGYKSGAAATKVANEVFEKFTPKEFDDVAPMYFHAHGPGLLFTAKNQVKTLEDINGLKLRGTGNSGKLIKTLGGAPVAMSMPDSYQAIRKGVVSGGMYPMESNKGWKMAEVVDYCTLDFPVAYTTTFFVVMNKSKWNSIPTDLQQIITEINKEWAVKHGQAWDESDAAGKEFFVSKGGKFITMSESEGNIWKEKASPMMTEYIKKTDSKGLKGKEILDFTVSSLAKCNSK; this comes from the coding sequence ATGAAAAAAATACTCTTTTCGATCATAGCCTTAGTCATCGGCTTTTCCGCACTGCCGCTATCAGCGAATGCAGAAACCATCACCCTCACCTACTCGAATTTTTTCCCGCCTACCCACGTTCAGTCGAAACTTGCTCAGGCATGGTGTGATGAAGTTGAAAAACGTACAGACGGCCAAGTTCGAGTCTCTTACTTCCCGGGTGGAACTCTCACCAAAGCGAAGCAGTGTTATGATGGTGTTGTTGAAGGCATCTCCGACATCGGGCTTTCAGCTCTCGCATATTCACGCGGACGTTTCCCCGCAATGGCTGCCGTTGATCTTCCATTAGGTTATAAATCCGGCGCGGCAGCAACAAAAGTCGCCAACGAAGTATTCGAAAAATTTACACCAAAAGAATTTGACGATGTTGCCCCCATGTACTTCCATGCACATGGCCCCGGACTGCTTTTCACTGCAAAAAACCAAGTAAAGACTTTAGAAGATATAAATGGATTAAAATTACGCGGCACAGGCAACTCTGGAAAATTAATCAAAACTCTCGGCGGCGCACCTGTCGCGATGTCCATGCCGGACTCTTATCAGGCCATTCGTAAAGGCGTTGTAAGCGGCGGGATGTATCCGATGGAAAGCAATAAAGGGTGGAAAATGGCAGAAGTCGTTGATTATTGCACACTTGATTTCCCTGTTGCATACACTACAACCTTTTTTGTTGTTATGAACAAAAGCAAATGGAACTCAATCCCAACTGACCTTCAGCAAATTATCACTGAGATCAACAAAGAATGGGCTGTTAAACATGGTCAGGCTTGGGATGAAAGTGATGCAGCCGGTAAAGAATTCTTTGTTTCTAAAGGCGGAAAGTTCATCACTATGAGCGAATCTGAAGGCAATATTTGGAAAGAAAAAGCTTCCCCAATGATGACAGAATACATCAAAAAGACTGACAGCAAGGGACTGAAGGGAAAAGAAATCCTCGATTTCACAGTAAGTTCACTCGCAAAATGCAATAGCAAATAA
- a CDS encoding TetR/AcrR family transcriptional regulator, whose protein sequence is MARKQQEKSKQTKKELMDSAEELFGLKGFIATTVAEITTHAGYSKGSFYRHWVSKDKLFLEIVENKLAAYRSSRDNRLDEAQSLEEVMHIIWDFLEIIVRDYNWAKVFLEFTVYASRIPELRDDLGLSQYRLSETVFANLVGKFIETDYPPEKLGAFNTVLFEGFMVQNALETGIVNLKDVREAAVTLALANGLKKN, encoded by the coding sequence ATGGCTAGAAAACAACAAGAAAAATCTAAACAAACCAAAAAAGAATTAATGGATTCTGCCGAAGAACTTTTCGGATTAAAAGGATTCATAGCAACAACTGTAGCCGAAATTACAACTCATGCAGGCTATTCAAAAGGAAGCTTTTACCGGCACTGGGTGAGCAAGGATAAACTGTTCTTAGAAATAGTTGAAAACAAACTCGCAGCATATCGAAGCTCAAGAGATAACCGGCTGGATGAAGCTCAAAGTCTTGAAGAAGTCATGCACATTATCTGGGATTTTTTGGAAATAATTGTACGCGATTATAATTGGGCAAAAGTTTTTCTCGAATTTACAGTCTATGCCTCACGCATCCCGGAATTACGTGATGATTTAGGCCTCAGTCAATATCGATTATCTGAAACAGTTTTTGCGAACTTGGTCGGAAAATTCATTGAAACAGACTACCCGCCTGAAAAATTAGGTGCATTCAACACCGTTCTTTTTGAGGGCTTCATGGTTCAGAATGCTCTTGAAACCGGAATTGTAAATTTGAAAGATGTTCGCGAGGCAGCTGTTACTCTTGCTTTAGCAAATGGACTTAAAAAAAATTAG
- a CDS encoding nickel/cobalt transporter: MRFVWLSVVLFVMCLAPFSLSAHPLGEVVQETTIQNEGTRILIIYRTAIGPSITATLVPDSDRDGKVTSSEEAELARAIHKILYPNIEVILDGKPVVMDLYYDSVAPATGGYNNGLRANMIYSVAIEDNSESHELKVSDNNFKAGELKWLKWFVQADPSVSKVATSANSRTLNFIFTSVATGDERSKSILNSGNNPGSDKGLAPEPKEDSSQAALREYLSRENLGTGAALFALGLAFVLGMGHALSPGHGKAMVAAYLIGRSGKIKDAFTLGIIVTITHVASVIVLGLIALLLSRYFLPGDLYPWLGAFSGGLVFLVGYLMLAKRALHGHHHHHDHESKEGSESLSWWSMLSLGIAGGMVPCPTALVVLLAAVALGRIAFGLMLISAFSLGLAAVLIFIGILTVKASKLSEKFAGSRRWIENLPVVSAGLVMVAGIAIALNALHAGGILKFFP, from the coding sequence ATGAGATTTGTTTGGTTGAGTGTTGTGCTATTTGTTATGTGTCTGGCTCCTTTTTCGCTTTCAGCGCATCCGCTTGGCGAGGTTGTGCAAGAGACTACTATTCAGAATGAAGGGACACGTATTTTAATCATTTATAGAACGGCTATTGGACCATCCATAACAGCAACGCTTGTTCCTGATTCTGATCGTGATGGTAAAGTTACTTCTTCGGAAGAAGCTGAGCTGGCGCGGGCAATTCATAAAATTCTGTATCCGAATATAGAAGTTATTTTAGACGGTAAGCCTGTTGTTATGGATCTTTATTATGACTCCGTAGCACCAGCGACCGGAGGATATAATAATGGTTTGCGAGCAAATATGATTTATTCCGTTGCGATTGAGGATAATTCAGAGAGTCATGAACTAAAAGTTTCAGATAATAATTTTAAGGCCGGAGAGCTTAAATGGCTGAAGTGGTTTGTTCAGGCAGATCCGAGTGTCAGCAAAGTTGCTACCTCCGCTAATTCTAGAACTTTGAACTTTATTTTTACAAGTGTTGCAACAGGCGATGAGAGATCTAAATCTATTCTGAATTCCGGCAATAATCCTGGTTCAGATAAGGGGCTTGCGCCGGAACCGAAGGAAGATTCAAGTCAGGCTGCTTTGCGGGAATATCTTTCAAGAGAAAATTTAGGAACCGGAGCGGCTTTGTTTGCTCTCGGACTGGCATTCGTTTTAGGAATGGGTCACGCTTTAAGTCCCGGACATGGTAAGGCTATGGTTGCGGCCTATTTGATCGGTCGTAGTGGCAAAATTAAAGATGCTTTTACTCTGGGCATAATTGTTACCATTACCCATGTCGCCAGTGTTATCGTGCTAGGATTGATAGCTTTATTACTATCAAGGTATTTTTTGCCGGGTGATCTGTATCCTTGGCTAGGAGCTTTTTCAGGAGGTCTGGTTTTTTTGGTGGGTTATCTGATGCTTGCGAAACGAGCTTTGCATGGACATCATCACCATCATGATCATGAGTCGAAAGAGGGAAGTGAATCGTTATCGTGGTGGTCCATGTTAAGCCTTGGAATTGCGGGAGGTATGGTTCCTTGTCCTACTGCTCTTGTTGTATTGCTTGCGGCGGTTGCATTGGGGCGTATTGCCTTCGGGCTTATGTTGATCTCGGCATTTAGTCTCGGTCTTGCTGCCGTACTTATTTTTATCGGAATTTTAACGGTTAAGGCTTCAAAATTATCTGAGAAGTTCGCAGGTTCACGCCGATGGATTGAAAATTTGCCAGTTG